The Euphorbia lathyris chromosome 3, ddEupLath1.1, whole genome shotgun sequence genome contains a region encoding:
- the LOC136221810 gene encoding F-box protein FBW2-like yields the protein MANLGVHKKKNNVEMSKRSSSSSPLSEDLNLDILAFILVRISIEERVGLVSLVCKNWLACVSGPYCWSEINIQDWCQKRDRSIEDVDMVAIKLMKHNRGSFRLLSATKLGITGFIYAAIWGINLKVLKIPMSEVTDKMVERHANSLVNLSVLDISFCFNITSKGIGEFGNNCKALIDLRRNSRYAMAKKVDESEAMVIANTISGLKKLEMCCESFTKLGLEAILTNCTTLSHLNITGCWNVTLEGDVLDKCLNLQFFNDP from the exons ATGGCAAATTTGGGTGTgcacaagaaaaagaataatGTTGAAATGTCCAAAAGATCTTCATCTTCGTCACCCTTGTCGGAGGATCTGAATCTAGATATACTAGCTTTCATTCTTGTCCGAATCTCCATAGAAGAAAGGGTAGGACTGGTTTCATTAGTCTGCAAAAATTGGTTAGCATGTGTTTCAGGACCTTATTGTTGGTCTGAAATCAACATTCAGGACTGGTGCCAAAAACGGGACCGTTCTATAGAAGATGTTGATATGGTGGCCATTAAGCTTATGAAGCACAATAGAGGTTCATTTCGGTTGCTCTCTGCTACCAAGCTTGGAATTACTGGCTTCATTTACGCTGCTATCTG GGGGATAAACTTGAAGGTGCTAAAAATTCCAATGAGTGAAGTGACGGACAAAATGGTGGAAAGACATGCTAATTCACTAGTGAATTTAAGTGTGTTAGACattagtttttgttttaataTCACTAGCAAAGGGATTGGAGAATTTGGTAACAATTGTAAAGCCCTAATTGATCTGAGAAGAAACTCGAGATATGCCATGGCTAAGAAAGTTGATGAAAGTGAGGCTATGGTGATAGCAAATACCATATCGGGTCTAAAGAAACTTGAGATGTGTTGTGAGTCTTTTACAAAATTGGGTCTTGAAGCCATACTTACTAACTGCACAACCCTTTCTCATCTCAACATTACAGGGTGTTGGAATGTGACACTCGAAGGTGATGTTTTGGATAAGTGTTTGAATCTTCAGTTTTTCAATGATCCTTGA